A stretch of the Pseudorasbora parva isolate DD20220531a chromosome 13, ASM2467924v1, whole genome shotgun sequence genome encodes the following:
- the elovl7a gene encoding elongation of very long chain fatty acids protein 7a encodes MAFCGLTSTAEHLYDKWIKLIENADPRTKDWLLMPSPIPQTVIILFYIYFVTSLGPRIMENRKPFNLKKVLVIYNFSVVAYSLYMCYEFVMSGWGTGYSFGCDLLDPSQSPQAMRMAWTCWLYYFSKFIEMLDTIFFVLRKKQNQVSFLHVFHHSIMPFTWWFGVRFSPGGLGTFHAPLNCVVHVIMYTYYGLSALGPSFQRFLWWKKHLTSIQLIQFVIVTGHISQYYFMKDCPYPYPIFIYLITLYGVVFLLLFLNFWYHAYTKGKRLPKVLQNTTMPQNNNDIHHKKE; translated from the exons ATGGCGTTCTGTGGCCTCACATCCACAGCTGAACACTTGTATGACAAATGGATCAAGTTGATAGAAAATGCAG ACCCCAGGACGAAAGATTGGCTGCTCATGCCCTCTCCTATCCCACAAAcggttattattttattttacatctaCTTTGTGACATCACTGGGGCCCAGGATAATGGAGAACAGAAAACCGTTTAATCTGAAGAAGGTCCTTGTCATCTATAATTTCAGCGTTGTGGCTTATTCTCTTTACATGTGTTACGAG TTTGTGATGTCAGGCTGGGGAACAGGATATTCATTTGGCTGTGATCTGTTAGACCCCTCTCAATCGCCACAAGCCATGAGG ATGGCATGGACTTGCTGGCTCTATTACTTCTCCAAGTTCATTGAGATGTTGGACACA ATCTTCTTTGTGCTGAGGAAAAAGCAAAATCAGGTGTCCTTTCTACATGTCTTCCATCATTCCATCATGCCTTTCACTTGGTGGTTTGGAGTGAGGTTTTCTCCAG GTGGTTTGGGGACATTCCATGCCCCCCTAAACTGCGTTGTTCATGTCATCATGTATACATACTATGGACTGTCAGCCCTCGGCCCTTCCTTTCAAAGATTTTTATGGTGGAAGAAGCATCTGACTTCAATACAGCTG ATCCAGTTTGTCATCGTAACCGGTCATATTAGCCAGTACTACTTCATGAAAGATTGTCCTTACCCATACCCCATTTTCATCTACCTCATTACTTTGTATGGTGtcgtcttcctcctcctcttcctcaacTTCTGGTACCATGCATACACAAAAGGCAAAAGGCTTCCTAAAGTCCTGCAAAACACAACCATGCCACAGAACAACAATGACATACACCACAAAAAAGAATAA
- the ercc8 gene encoding DNA excision repair protein ERCC-8 isoform X1, which yields MLSFLYARQSGLDDPVRLRRAESTRRVLSLELNHNRDVDRVHGNGINTLDIEVIDGRYMLSGGSDGVIVIYDLENNSKKLQYSCKTVCTVGRSSRHVHKFSVETVQWYPHDTGMFVSSSFDKTMKVWDTETLKPAEEFQFDGNVYCHHMSPIARKHNLVAVGTKDPKVQLCDLKSGSRIHILQGHRGEILSVRWSPRYEHILATASTDSKVHVWDVRRASGSLFTLDQHNGDKSKASSEAVNTAHNGRANGLCFTADGLHLLTTGTDDRMRLWNSATGENTLVNYGKVVNESRKGLKFTVSRGCSPEFVFVPCGTSVAVYGLHSGELITMLRGHYNNVDCCEFHPDFQELYSGGKDCNILAWVPVLRQPDIEGEETNSKQGGTQAAVNPAFEDAWSSDED from the exons ATGCTGAGTTTTCTTTATGCCAGGCAGTCGGGGCTTGACGACCCAGTTCGTCTGAGACGTGCAGAGTCCACACGAAG GGTGCTTAGTCTGGAGTTGAACCACAACAGAGATGTGGATCGTGTCCATGGCAATGGAATTAACACCCTGGACATTGAGGTTATTGATGGAAGATA TATGTTGTCAGGTGGATCTGATGGTGTAATAGTGATCTATGACTTAGAAAACAACAGCAAGAAGCTTCAATACTCTTGCAAAACAGTCTGCACAGTGGGCAG GTCCAGTCGGCATGTGCATAAATTCAGCGTTGAAACAGTGCAGTGGTACCCACATGATACTGGTATGTTTGTGTCCAGCTCATTTGACAAAACCATGAAAGTTTGGGACACAGAAACTCTAAAG CCAGCTGAGGAGTTCCAGTTCGATGGTAATGTCTACTGTCATCACATGTCTCCTATAGCCAGGAAGCACAATCTTGTAGCAG TTGGTACCAAAGACCCTAAAGTGCAGCTTTGTGATCTGAAGTCTGGGTCGCGCATCCACATCCTACAGG GTCACAGGGGCGAGATCCTCTCAGTGAGATGGTCTCCACGATATGAGCACATCCTGGCCACCGCCAG CACTGACAGTAAGGTCCACGTCTGGGATGTGAGAAGAGCCTCGGGAAGTCTTTTTACTTTGGACCAGCACAATGGGGACAAATCTAAGGCCTCATCTGAAGCAG TGAACACAGCACACAATGGGCGAGCAAACGGATTGTGCTTCACAGCTGATGGACTCCATCTCCTGACCACTGGTACAGATGATCGTATGCGGCTGTGGAATAGTGCCACAGGGGAAAACACATTA GTGAACTATGGGAAAGTTGTGAATGAGAGCCGCAAAGGCCTCAAGTTTACCGTATCGAGGGGCTGCAGTCCGGAGTTTGTTTTTGTGCCATGTGGCACTTCGGTAGCAGTGTACGGGCTTCACTCGGGAGAGCTGATCACTATGTTGAGAGGACATTATAATAATGTAGACTGCTGTGAGTTCCACCCAGATTTTCAG GAGCTGTACAGTGGAGGTAAAGACTGTAACATCCTGGCCTGGGTCCCAGTGCTAAGACAGCCTGACATTGAGGGTGAAGAAACCAACTCTAAACAG GGTGGAACACAAGCTGCAGTCAATCCTGCTTTTGAAGACGCCTGGAGCAGCGATGAAGACTga
- the ercc8 gene encoding DNA excision repair protein ERCC-8 isoform X2 yields the protein MSPIARKHNLVAVGTKDPKVQLCDLKSGSRIHILQGHRGEILSVRWSPRYEHILATASTDSKVHVWDVRRASGSLFTLDQHNGDKSKASSEAVNTAHNGRANGLCFTADGLHLLTTGTDDRMRLWNSATGENTLVNYGKVVNESRKGLKFTVSRGCSPEFVFVPCGTSVAVYGLHSGELITMLRGHYNNVDCCEFHPDFQELYSGGKDCNILAWVPVLRQPDIEGEETNSKQGGTQAAVNPAFEDAWSSDED from the exons ATGTCTCCTATAGCCAGGAAGCACAATCTTGTAGCAG TTGGTACCAAAGACCCTAAAGTGCAGCTTTGTGATCTGAAGTCTGGGTCGCGCATCCACATCCTACAGG GTCACAGGGGCGAGATCCTCTCAGTGAGATGGTCTCCACGATATGAGCACATCCTGGCCACCGCCAG CACTGACAGTAAGGTCCACGTCTGGGATGTGAGAAGAGCCTCGGGAAGTCTTTTTACTTTGGACCAGCACAATGGGGACAAATCTAAGGCCTCATCTGAAGCAG TGAACACAGCACACAATGGGCGAGCAAACGGATTGTGCTTCACAGCTGATGGACTCCATCTCCTGACCACTGGTACAGATGATCGTATGCGGCTGTGGAATAGTGCCACAGGGGAAAACACATTA GTGAACTATGGGAAAGTTGTGAATGAGAGCCGCAAAGGCCTCAAGTTTACCGTATCGAGGGGCTGCAGTCCGGAGTTTGTTTTTGTGCCATGTGGCACTTCGGTAGCAGTGTACGGGCTTCACTCGGGAGAGCTGATCACTATGTTGAGAGGACATTATAATAATGTAGACTGCTGTGAGTTCCACCCAGATTTTCAG GAGCTGTACAGTGGAGGTAAAGACTGTAACATCCTGGCCTGGGTCCCAGTGCTAAGACAGCCTGACATTGAGGGTGAAGAAACCAACTCTAAACAG GGTGGAACACAAGCTGCAGTCAATCCTGCTTTTGAAGACGCCTGGAGCAGCGATGAAGACTga
- the ndufaf2 gene encoding NADH dehydrogenase [ubiquinone] 1 alpha subcomplex assembly factor 2, whose product MSRISSLLRRTFGVVKEHIGTDHFGNKYYNIPEQKSWTGRVIRPRRLVEAANPKEFEYMEGNIPSEWDAWIRGRRKQPPTIEELLKNEHYREQIKIKAVEAGERDNALQDKDYEEGRVDQPVQTQVKGHASASQFGQSEFSEDPISTANTFQPGSWTPPATKT is encoded by the exons ATGAGTCGTATTAGCTCTCTGTTGCGAAGGACATTCGGAGTGGTAAAAGAGCATATAGGCACAGATCATTTTGGAAATAAGTATTACAACATACCCGAGCAGAAGTCATGGACGG GACGGGTCATTCGCCCAAGGCGCCTAGTAGAAGCAGCAAATCCAAAAGAATTTGAGTACATGGAAGGAAACATTCCTTCTGAATGGGATG CTTGGATCAGAGGCAGGCGGAAGCAGCCACCTACTATAGAG GAGTTGCTAAAGAATGAACACTATAGGGAGCAGATCAAAATCAAAGCTGTAGAAGCAGGGGAGAGGGATAATGCCCTTCAGGACAAAGATTATGAGGAAGGTCGTGTGGATCAGCCTGTGCAGACTCAGGTCAAAGGTCATGCTTCTGCTTCACAGTTTGGGCAGTCTGAATTCAGTGAGGACCCCATAAGCACTGCCAACACATTCCAGCCAGGGTCCTGGACACCTCCAGCAACCAAAACATAG
- the smim15 gene encoding small integral membrane protein 15 produces MIDFKGWAEYVVEWAAKDPYGFLTTVILALTPLFIASALLSWKLAKMIEAKEREQKKKQRRQENIAKAKRAKKD; encoded by the coding sequence ATGATTGATTTCAAAGGATGGGCAGAATATGTGGTGGAGTGGGCAGCCAAAGATCCTTATGGCTTTCTCACCACCGTTATTCTGGCTTTGACCCCTCTGTTTATCGCCAGTGCCCTGTTATCATGGAAACTCGCCAAAATGATCGAGGCCAAGGAACGTGAGCAAAAGAAGAAACAAAGACGACAAGAGAACATTGCCAAAGCCAAGAGAGCCAAGAAGGATTGA
- the depdc1a gene encoding DEP domain-containing protein 1A isoform X2, protein MSSHIVTPGPYRATKLWNEVTKLFRAGMPLKKHRQHLRVYASCFSASAAVDWLHELLKNNSNFGPEVTRQQTVQLLKKFLKNHVIEDVKGRWGMEDLEDNSQLYRFPSTSPLKPIPNRAPVLRKKSMSMMDRESFFKFRGSKKFDKEILENVDPETQVSPMESSSGETEGCRELTEEDIHVIWKNVTLTHLQKLVGSGSLEDVLDPAQVSPKFIVYNMTKVNKHGVVSLEDKTEDLPHWVLSAMKCLANWPKYDSNQSSYPGFERDVFKTVSDYFYSLSQPLLTFRYYELFVNILGLLQPSLERVAIEALQLCTLFLPPASRRKLQLLLRMISRMSQNVDMPRLHDIIGTRTLLVQTFSRCVLSCEEVDDLDELLATRLLSFLMDHHQEVLQVPVYLRNAVDDHVNYLKSLTTCPGSAVTMPTYSFCRQISTQEFEEQKLSVSQAALADLLENLIKDKAMSVKEKKKKLKLFQKEYPDIYLRRFPTTESEAQLFADKPKIKPPMLLSIKKPKNFSIRN, encoded by the exons ATGAGTTCTCACATCGTTACCCCAGGTCCATACAGGGCCACTAAACTG TGGAATGAAGTGACCAAGCTTTTCCGGGCAGGGATGCCTTTGAAGAAGCACCGGCAGCACTTGAGGGTTTACGCGAGCTGCTTCAGCGCATCAGCAGCTGTGGACTGGTTACATGAACTCTTGAAGAACAATAGCAATTTTGGACCTGAGGTCACCCGACAGCAGACAGTCCAGCTGCTGAAAAAGTTTTTGAAGAACCATGTTATTGAGGATGTGAAGGGTAGGTGGGGCATGGAAGACCTGGAGGACAACAGCCAGCTATACAG GTTTCCATCTACATCTCCACTGAAGCCTATTCCTAACCGTGCCCCTGTTCTAAGGAAAAAGAGCATGTCGATGATGGACCGGGAGAGTTTCTTCAAATTCAGAGGGTCTAAGAAATTTGATAAAGAAATATTG GAAAACGTGGATCCAGAAACTCAAGTATCTCCTATGGAATCATCCTCAGGTGAGACTGAAGGCTGCAGGGAGCTCACAGAGGAGGACATTCATGTGATCTGGAAGAATGTGACACTTACACA TTTGCAGAAGTTGGTGGGATCAGGGTCTCTTGAAGATGTTTTGGATCCAGCCCAAGTCAGTCCTAAGTTCATTGTGTATAATATGACCAAAGTCAATAAACATGGAGTCGTTTCATTGGAAGATAAGACAG aagatttaccacACTGGGTTTTGTCTGCCATGAAATGTCTTGCGAACT GGCCAAAGTATGACTCAAACCAGTCATCTTACCCAGGATTTGAGCGGGATGTGTTTAAAACAGTCTCAGACTACTTCTATAGTCTTTCTCAGCCATTGCTCACTTTTCGGTACTATGAACTCTTTGTCAACATCCTAG GTTTATTGCAGCCTTCTTTGGAGCGGGTAGCCATCGAGGCCCTGCAGCTCTGCACATTATTCCTGCCGCCTGCCAGTCGCCGCAAACTACAGCTACTCTTGCGAATGATCTCACGCATGAGCCAGAACGTGGACATGCCGCGGCTGCATGACATCATTGGAACACGGACTCTG TTGGTGCAGACGTTCTCTAGGTGTGTCTTAAGTTGTGAGGAGGTGGATGACCTGGATGAGCTCTTGGCTACAAGGCTGTTATCGTTTCTCATGGATCACCACCAGGAGGTCCTGCAGGTGCCTGTGTACCTGCGCAATGCTGTGGATGATCACGTCAACTATCTCAAATCACTG ACCACGTGCCCAGGCTCTGCTGTTACCATGCCAACATACTCATTCTGCAGGCAGATCAGCACTCAGGAGTTTGAAGAGCAGAAACTATCTGTGTCCCAAGCTGCTCTTGCTGACCTCCTGGAAAATCTTATAAAGGACAAGGCCATGTCGGtgaaagagaagaaaaagaagCTAAAACTG TTTCAAAAGGAATATCCTGACATCTACTTGAGACGTTTTCCAACAACAGAGAGTGAAGCTCAGCTTTTTGCAGataaaccaaaaataaaaccGCCAATGCTGTTAAGCATCAAGAAGCCAAAAAACTTCAGCATTCGAAACTGA
- the depdc1a gene encoding DEP domain-containing protein 1A isoform X1, translated as MSSHIVTPGPYRATKLWNEVTKLFRAGMPLKKHRQHLRVYASCFSASAAVDWLHELLKNNSNFGPEVTRQQTVQLLKKFLKNHVIEDVKGRWGMEDLEDNSQLYRFPSTSPLKPIPNRAPVLRKKSMSMMDRESFFKFRGSKKFDKEILENVDPETQVSPMESSSGETEGCRELTEEDIHVIWKNVTLTHLQKLVGSGSLEDVLDPAQVSPKFIVYNMTKVNKHGVVSLEDKTEDLPHWVLSAMKCLANWPKYDSNQSSYPGFERDVFKTVSDYFYSLSQPLLTFRYYELFVNILVMCGYITTPKTQSGKRKNQEEPNCPHPAKTPHVNAANLFKSTECLLLSLIRKEAFDEADSPMREVFSSKAGTKLETHRSQHQPVFRGRRASDGAGLDGSYLEIPPAQKTEVPNGRLRSRSCSLEGIIDKCSKNRLFRSSESLQSSSSSDKSSHQTDSPVDPNLKFELQGSSVYKNFCVQTSNNNTSSQLSSHLRPTNQRAARARPRSIGNLFDIEENREMSTSSFSIHAPVAEITMRPDFTSSIDLRGPGLHGSCMDVRAGPSISRRCQSSLDLSKPAPAHPSSAPLEHHPEQSLLQPSLERVAIEALQLCTLFLPPASRRKLQLLLRMISRMSQNVDMPRLHDIIGTRTLLVQTFSRCVLSCEEVDDLDELLATRLLSFLMDHHQEVLQVPVYLRNAVDDHVNYLKSLTTCPGSAVTMPTYSFCRQISTQEFEEQKLSVSQAALADLLENLIKDKAMSVKEKKKKLKLFQKEYPDIYLRRFPTTESEAQLFADKPKIKPPMLLSIKKPKNFSIRN; from the exons ATGAGTTCTCACATCGTTACCCCAGGTCCATACAGGGCCACTAAACTG TGGAATGAAGTGACCAAGCTTTTCCGGGCAGGGATGCCTTTGAAGAAGCACCGGCAGCACTTGAGGGTTTACGCGAGCTGCTTCAGCGCATCAGCAGCTGTGGACTGGTTACATGAACTCTTGAAGAACAATAGCAATTTTGGACCTGAGGTCACCCGACAGCAGACAGTCCAGCTGCTGAAAAAGTTTTTGAAGAACCATGTTATTGAGGATGTGAAGGGTAGGTGGGGCATGGAAGACCTGGAGGACAACAGCCAGCTATACAG GTTTCCATCTACATCTCCACTGAAGCCTATTCCTAACCGTGCCCCTGTTCTAAGGAAAAAGAGCATGTCGATGATGGACCGGGAGAGTTTCTTCAAATTCAGAGGGTCTAAGAAATTTGATAAAGAAATATTG GAAAACGTGGATCCAGAAACTCAAGTATCTCCTATGGAATCATCCTCAGGTGAGACTGAAGGCTGCAGGGAGCTCACAGAGGAGGACATTCATGTGATCTGGAAGAATGTGACACTTACACA TTTGCAGAAGTTGGTGGGATCAGGGTCTCTTGAAGATGTTTTGGATCCAGCCCAAGTCAGTCCTAAGTTCATTGTGTATAATATGACCAAAGTCAATAAACATGGAGTCGTTTCATTGGAAGATAAGACAG aagatttaccacACTGGGTTTTGTCTGCCATGAAATGTCTTGCGAACT GGCCAAAGTATGACTCAAACCAGTCATCTTACCCAGGATTTGAGCGGGATGTGTTTAAAACAGTCTCAGACTACTTCTATAGTCTTTCTCAGCCATTGCTCACTTTTCGGTACTATGAACTCTTTGTCAACATCCTAG TTATGTGTGGCTACATCACGACTCCTAAAACTCAAAGTGGAAAGCGTAAAAACCAGGAGGAACCCAACTGCCCACATCCAGCCAAAACCCCACATGTGAATGCAGCCAACCTGTTCAAATCGACTGAATGCCTCCTGTTGAGCTTAATAAGAAAAGAGGCCTTCGATGAAGCTGATTCGCCCATGAGGGAAGTTTTTAGTTCAAAAGCAGGGACTAAGTTAGAAACCCATAGATCGCAGCATCAGCCCGTTTTTAGGGGTAGAAGGGCAAGTGATGGAGCGGGGCTAGACGGTAGCTATCTAGAAATTCCTCCTGCTCAAAAAACAGAAGTCCCAAATGGCAGGCTTCGGTCCCGCAGTTGCTCTCTGGAGGGAATCATTGATAAATGTTCTAAGAACAGACTTTTCAGATCATCTGAAAGCTTACagtccagcagcagcagcgatAAATCATCCCATCAAACAGATTCTCCAGTAGACCCAAACCTCAAATTTGAGCTTCAAGGTTCCTCAGTGTACAAAAACttttgtgttcaaacctcaaacAACAACACAAGCTCCCAGCTCTCTTCACATCTTCGTCCAACCAACCAGAGAGCCGCCAGGGCCCGGCCGAGAAGCATCGGTAACTTGTTTGACATAGAGGAGAATAGAGAAATGTCTACTAGCAGCTTTAGCATTCACGCGCCAGTGGCTGAAATTACCATGAGACCAGATTTCACATCCAGCATTGACCTTCGAGGTCCTGGTTTGCATGGAAGTTGCATGGATGTTAGGGCAGGTCCAAGCATTAGCAGACGCTGTCAGAGCTCTCTGGACCTGAGCAAACCTGCACCCGCTCACCCCTCTTCGGCCCCATTAGAACACCACCCTGAGCAAA GTTTATTGCAGCCTTCTTTGGAGCGGGTAGCCATCGAGGCCCTGCAGCTCTGCACATTATTCCTGCCGCCTGCCAGTCGCCGCAAACTACAGCTACTCTTGCGAATGATCTCACGCATGAGCCAGAACGTGGACATGCCGCGGCTGCATGACATCATTGGAACACGGACTCTG TTGGTGCAGACGTTCTCTAGGTGTGTCTTAAGTTGTGAGGAGGTGGATGACCTGGATGAGCTCTTGGCTACAAGGCTGTTATCGTTTCTCATGGATCACCACCAGGAGGTCCTGCAGGTGCCTGTGTACCTGCGCAATGCTGTGGATGATCACGTCAACTATCTCAAATCACTG ACCACGTGCCCAGGCTCTGCTGTTACCATGCCAACATACTCATTCTGCAGGCAGATCAGCACTCAGGAGTTTGAAGAGCAGAAACTATCTGTGTCCCAAGCTGCTCTTGCTGACCTCCTGGAAAATCTTATAAAGGACAAGGCCATGTCGGtgaaagagaagaaaaagaagCTAAAACTG TTTCAAAAGGAATATCCTGACATCTACTTGAGACGTTTTCCAACAACAGAGAGTGAAGCTCAGCTTTTTGCAGataaaccaaaaataaaaccGCCAATGCTGTTAAGCATCAAGAAGCCAAAAAACTTCAGCATTCGAAACTGA